In Sphingobacterium thalpophilum, a genomic segment contains:
- a CDS encoding ABC transporter transmembrane domain-containing protein, with protein sequence MGHIQGGPSPLQRLASLLHTERKTINFIFIYAIVIGIFSLTIPIGITAIFNFLSNGAMYSSTYILIAFVLFGVIVAGTLLIGQLTLVEYLEQKIFLKSALEFSYRLPRIKPKELLGKNLVELVNRFFDVIIIQKGIIKLLIDIIAALVTIFFSVVLLSFYHPVFLAFGIIVIFSVITILILYYKRGLKTSIEESEYKYETVAYLEAVAGQIDHYRADEMKMNEVTKTTDYIVSKYLGARNDHFKVLKRFFIGSVLLRTLLFGAMLLLGSYFVVERQMTFGQFVAAEVVIVQIGYAIEKLMTNLNTIFDMLTGVVKLAAVTDLALEEDAAVYVD encoded by the coding sequence ATGGGGCATATACAAGGCGGACCATCACCTTTACAACGGTTGGCCAGCTTATTACATACTGAACGAAAAACGATCAATTTTATATTTATTTATGCTATTGTCATCGGTATCTTTAGTCTGACGATTCCAATTGGAATCACGGCGATTTTCAATTTTTTAAGTAATGGAGCGATGTATAGCTCTACCTATATCTTAATTGCCTTTGTCCTGTTTGGTGTAATCGTAGCGGGTACGTTATTGATCGGTCAACTGACCTTAGTCGAGTATTTAGAGCAAAAAATCTTCTTAAAATCGGCACTTGAATTTTCTTATCGCCTCCCAAGAATAAAACCTAAAGAGTTACTTGGAAAAAATCTTGTGGAGTTGGTTAACCGTTTTTTTGATGTTATCATTATTCAAAAGGGAATTATCAAACTTTTGATCGATATCATCGCCGCATTGGTGACAATTTTCTTTAGCGTGGTCTTATTGTCATTTTATCATCCTGTATTTCTGGCCTTTGGCATTATTGTCATTTTTTCTGTTATTACGATACTTATTTTATACTATAAAAGAGGGTTGAAAACAAGTATTGAAGAGTCTGAATACAAATATGAGACGGTAGCCTATTTGGAAGCTGTTGCCGGACAAATTGACCATTATCGTGCTGATGAGATGAAAATGAACGAAGTGACAAAAACAACAGATTATATTGTCAGTAAGTATTTAGGGGCGAGAAACGATCATTTTAAGGTTTTAAAGCGCTTTTTTATTGGTTCTGTCCTACTTCGCACCCTGTTGTTTGGAGCGATGCTCTTGCTTGGATCTTATTTTGTTGTGGAGCGGCAAATGACTTTTGGTCAATTTGTTGCGGCTGAAGTTGTCATCGTTCAAATTGGTTATGCCATTGAAAAACTGATGACAAATTTGAATACGATTTTTGATATGCTTACTGGAGTTGTCAAATTGGCGGCTGTAACGGATCTTGCGTTGGAGGAGGACGCTGCGGTTTATGTTGATTAA
- a CDS encoding HlyD family secretion protein: MLINKDRSSQKTLSWRDLSDDAVGKLLKERGSLVLGRILVFSGIVFVLALFLPWRQTIPGVGAVTALRPQDRPQTIQNQIGGRIEYWAVTEGQEVKKGDTILVLSETSQSYFDPMLPLRLEEQLNAKQSGEDAANQKMKATEAQIEALKNGLDFQLASAKNKVIQAQNLVKIDSAELVAVMSFFETSEKRLKRYEEGYRDGLFSLTDIETRRLNLQNDRAKVVSADNKLSNSRQSLTNASIELNNIRAKYNESLAKAQSDLSSAFSSKASVQGDIAKLRNEISNIDVRRGLYVVRAPQDGFIVKTFKAGIGENMKEGESVATLQPKKPLLAVELYVNAMDVPLIEPESDVRLQFDGWPSIQFSGWPSVAVGTFAGKVSVIDKVSSTNGRFRILIRATDPVPEGDEPWPVQLNQGSGAYGRVILNKVPLWYEIWRQLNGFPPSLEREPKEREKK; encoded by the coding sequence ATGTTGATTAATAAGGATCGTTCGAGTCAGAAAACGCTCTCATGGAGAGATCTTTCCGATGATGCAGTTGGCAAGTTATTGAAAGAGCGGGGATCCCTCGTCTTGGGGCGAATTCTTGTGTTTTCTGGGATTGTTTTTGTACTAGCACTTTTTCTCCCATGGAGGCAGACAATTCCTGGAGTAGGAGCGGTTACCGCTTTACGTCCACAGGACAGACCGCAGACCATCCAAAATCAGATTGGTGGTCGCATTGAGTATTGGGCGGTTACCGAAGGGCAGGAAGTGAAGAAAGGTGATACGATTTTAGTGCTTTCGGAGACTTCTCAATCTTATTTTGATCCCATGTTACCATTGCGATTAGAAGAGCAATTGAATGCCAAACAAAGCGGAGAAGATGCTGCTAATCAAAAAATGAAAGCCACTGAAGCACAGATTGAAGCATTGAAAAATGGGCTTGATTTCCAGCTTGCGTCAGCTAAAAATAAGGTGATTCAAGCTCAAAATCTGGTAAAAATAGATAGCGCAGAATTGGTCGCTGTCATGAGCTTTTTTGAGACCAGCGAAAAGCGGCTCAAACGGTACGAAGAGGGCTATCGTGACGGTTTATTTTCCTTAACAGATATTGAAACAAGGCGCTTAAATCTGCAAAATGATCGAGCTAAAGTTGTAAGTGCAGATAACAAGTTGTCGAATTCAAGACAATCATTAACGAATGCCAGTATCGAATTAAACAATATCCGTGCAAAGTACAATGAATCATTGGCGAAAGCGCAGTCCGATTTAAGTTCCGCCTTTTCCTCCAAAGCCTCAGTACAAGGGGATATCGCCAAACTGAGAAATGAGATATCCAATATTGATGTACGACGTGGGTTATATGTCGTGAGGGCGCCACAAGATGGTTTTATTGTAAAAACCTTTAAGGCAGGAATTGGTGAAAATATGAAGGAAGGAGAGTCCGTTGCGACATTACAGCCTAAAAAACCACTGCTTGCCGTAGAGCTTTATGTAAACGCAATGGATGTTCCACTGATTGAGCCGGAAAGTGATGTAAGGCTACAATTTGATGGCTGGCCATCGATCCAATTTTCCGGATGGCCGTCTGTCGCGGTCGGTACCTTTGCTGGAAAAGTTTCAGTCATCGATAAAGTGAGTAGTACGAATGGCCGATTTAGGATTTTGATACGCGCAACAGATCCTGTTCCGGAAGGAGATGAGCCTTGGCCTGTTCAGTTAAATCAGGGCTCAGGTGCTTATGGAAGGGTTATTTTAAATAAAGTCCCATTATGGTATGAGATATGGCGACAGTTGAATGGCTTTCCGCCGAGTTTGGAAAGAGAACCAAAAGAAAGGGAGAAAAAGTAA
- a CDS encoding TolC family protein, translating into MNKLNFIFIVFCFFFSPHLSAQEKEYGATNTFTVDDMEELLMANHPIVKQVNLLSETAKAQVTQALGKFDPTLNSSFKNKHFGKTDYYNQWNSELKIPLWLAGADLKIAYDRNVGYYTNPQSRTNNAGLSAIGLSIPLGQGLIVDSRRNTLQQAKAMISYLEGEKIKQINAIWFQALSDYWNWYFAYQQYQLLLEGVKLADQRFKAISEQTTLGDKPVIDSIEASVVVKERRIELSKYEVELKNAKIVLSNHLWNDQQFPVELPDHAIPLKLEDPAILPDNSVIEALLDSAKIAHPEMIKLASKNQQLLFEERYRKEMLKPKFNVSGTLISSRHGFNDFVPPQYDFNWQNYKVGFEFAFPLFIRAERGKLKEVRIKQDQLRFEQVATQRNIYNEVVKKYNDLNAYSKQIELQSINISNQELLLRGELNKFELGESTLFVVNSRENKLIEMRIKQEKLVTDYRKALAELYYKAGTKF; encoded by the coding sequence ATGAATAAATTGAATTTTATTTTTATCGTGTTTTGCTTTTTTTTCTCTCCTCATCTTTCGGCTCAGGAAAAGGAGTATGGAGCAACGAATACTTTTACCGTGGATGACATGGAAGAGCTTTTAATGGCCAATCATCCCATCGTTAAACAAGTGAATCTGCTGAGTGAAACTGCAAAAGCCCAGGTAACACAGGCGTTAGGAAAGTTTGATCCGACGCTAAATTCCAGTTTTAAAAATAAGCATTTTGGCAAGACGGATTATTACAATCAGTGGAATAGTGAGTTGAAAATTCCACTTTGGTTAGCTGGCGCAGATCTGAAAATTGCTTATGATCGAAATGTTGGTTATTATACAAACCCGCAATCCCGAACAAATAATGCAGGGCTTTCCGCAATCGGTTTAAGTATTCCATTGGGGCAAGGTTTAATTGTCGATAGTAGAAGAAATACGTTGCAGCAGGCAAAGGCTATGATCAGCTACCTAGAAGGCGAAAAGATAAAACAAATAAATGCCATTTGGTTTCAGGCACTTTCAGATTACTGGAATTGGTATTTTGCCTATCAACAGTATCAGCTTTTATTGGAGGGTGTAAAATTGGCTGATCAACGGTTTAAAGCAATCAGTGAGCAGACGACGCTGGGAGATAAACCTGTAATTGATTCCATCGAAGCTTCGGTCGTTGTAAAAGAACGGCGGATAGAACTTTCAAAGTATGAAGTTGAACTTAAAAACGCGAAAATTGTATTGTCCAATCATCTGTGGAATGATCAACAATTTCCAGTAGAACTTCCAGATCATGCCATACCGCTTAAGCTCGAAGATCCTGCTATTTTGCCAGATAATAGTGTGATCGAGGCACTTCTTGATTCGGCAAAAATTGCTCATCCCGAAATGATCAAGTTGGCTAGTAAAAATCAACAACTTCTATTTGAGGAACGTTATCGAAAAGAAATGCTTAAACCTAAATTTAATGTGTCAGGCACGCTCATTTCTAGCCGTCACGGTTTTAATGATTTTGTACCACCGCAGTATGATTTTAATTGGCAGAATTATAAAGTAGGTTTTGAATTTGCATTTCCACTTTTTATTCGCGCCGAACGTGGGAAGCTCAAAGAGGTACGGATTAAGCAAGATCAGCTGAGATTTGAACAGGTTGCGACCCAGAGAAATATTTACAATGAAGTCGTTAAAAAATATAATGATTTAAATGCTTACAGTAAACAGATTGAACTTCAATCGATCAATATAAGTAATCAGGAACTGCTTCTTAGGGGTGAATTAAATAAGTTTGAGCTGGGTGAATCAACCTTGTTTGTTGTTAATAGTAGGGAAAACAAGCTGATCGAAATGCGGATCAAGCAAGAGAAGCTTGTTACGGACTACAGAAAGGCACTAGCGGAATTATATTACAAAGCCGGAACTAAATTTTAA
- a CDS encoding YoaK family protein, protein MLRKYSNHRTIQDNIKLGGITAFSAGMVNVASVIVFFSFTSNVTGYYAVFAQEIAKGNWYQGAVVLLWILLFLVGSMLSNLIIIHGKGRFSSYLTHSIPLALEILSILFVGIYLDVFYEDSLKETEILVGALLFAMGLQNGLTASISNSVVKTTHLTGLTTDLAILISMFTKESNRSNKALVDKFHLLLSIVGAYVMGGLVSGISFTYLSNKTFYVVCFVLLIIGLYDHYKLYLLKKQFVNRHRQPVAA, encoded by the coding sequence ATGCTGAGAAAATATAGCAATCATAGAACGATTCAAGATAATATCAAATTAGGGGGAATAACTGCATTCTCTGCGGGAATGGTCAATGTCGCATCTGTCATTGTCTTTTTCTCGTTTACATCCAATGTAACAGGTTATTATGCGGTTTTTGCGCAAGAGATTGCGAAAGGAAATTGGTATCAAGGTGCAGTAGTGCTATTATGGATTTTACTTTTTCTAGTCGGGAGTATGCTTTCGAATCTTATCATCATTCATGGTAAAGGACGTTTTAGCTCCTATCTGACACATTCCATTCCTTTGGCATTGGAAATACTGAGTATATTATTTGTCGGGATATATCTTGATGTATTTTATGAAGATTCTTTGAAAGAAACAGAGATACTTGTAGGTGCATTGCTGTTTGCAATGGGATTGCAAAATGGTTTAACAGCGAGCATATCGAATTCTGTTGTGAAAACGACACACTTGACAGGGCTAACGACAGATTTAGCAATATTGATTTCGATGTTCACTAAGGAGTCGAACCGAAGCAATAAGGCATTGGTCGACAAATTCCATTTACTGCTGAGTATCGTGGGAGCCTATGTCATGGGAGGGCTTGTGAGCGGTATTTCATTCACCTATTTATCGAATAAGACATTTTACGTGGTTTGTTTTGTTCTTTTAATCATTGGTTTGTACGACCATTACAAATTGTATCTATTGAAAAAGCAATTTGTGAATCGTCATCGTCAGCCAGTGGCAGCTTAG
- a CDS encoding glycoside hydrolase family 76 protein, whose amino-acid sequence MIKFFSIRPFWTLSLISLSVSPLCVKQVCAQELHSQRSVHDQHKNQQNLLRAIQLIDRSMEVYFSGEDFKMHRFYNPFTQVRSEEKASVWMYSASIEAVNAVLSGLKKQQKAGNTELYGKYYSRYVDLLAKLHANAAYYLGTFTLTSFTQHKEWTVYAVDRVREKGKANVTGVLNVYDDQMWLVRELLEAYHLTGQERYLQEAEYLTAYVLDGWDCTLDEKGKEHGGIPWGPGYVTKHACSNAPIISPLVALYEIYKKKGDQIVAHSIDQKDKLTRISKKEKKSDFYLRYAKRIYDWQKVYLLNEKGVYADMMGDCFPDCSIAYETVNGVQYRKNTELRKAVGTAFSYNSGTMISGAADLYRVTKAKSYLEDGKKLADATFTYFGKLGQQIPEHYTYATDGFNNWFNGVLLRGYTAIFPNYSKAGLYAKSFQDNLDYGYTHFLKDGFLPNDLLGGWANDKSKNDLEGMFMFTYAAQYATLAQVESTK is encoded by the coding sequence ATGATCAAATTCTTTTCCATCCGGCCTTTTTGGACACTCTCTCTAATTTCTCTGTCAGTATCACCGCTCTGTGTAAAACAGGTTTGTGCGCAAGAATTGCACAGCCAAAGATCAGTACATGATCAACATAAAAACCAACAGAATCTTTTACGGGCGATCCAATTGATTGATCGGTCAATGGAAGTCTATTTTTCTGGTGAAGATTTCAAAATGCATCGTTTTTATAATCCATTTACGCAGGTTCGATCCGAAGAAAAAGCGAGTGTATGGATGTACTCTGCGTCGATAGAAGCTGTAAACGCTGTGTTGAGCGGCTTGAAAAAGCAACAAAAGGCAGGTAATACCGAGCTTTACGGAAAGTATTATTCCCGCTATGTGGATTTATTGGCTAAGCTTCATGCAAATGCAGCTTATTATTTAGGGACATTTACGCTAACATCTTTTACACAACATAAAGAATGGACGGTGTATGCTGTCGATCGCGTCCGAGAAAAAGGAAAAGCAAATGTAACGGGAGTTTTGAATGTCTATGATGATCAGATGTGGCTAGTACGGGAATTATTGGAAGCCTATCACTTGACTGGGCAAGAACGTTATTTGCAAGAAGCTGAATACCTTACTGCCTATGTTCTTGATGGTTGGGATTGTACTTTGGATGAGAAAGGGAAAGAGCATGGTGGAATCCCATGGGGCCCAGGATATGTAACTAAGCATGCCTGTAGCAATGCACCGATTATTAGTCCGCTTGTTGCATTGTATGAAATCTATAAAAAGAAAGGAGACCAAATCGTTGCGCATTCCATTGATCAGAAAGATAAATTAACCCGTATTTCTAAAAAAGAGAAGAAGAGCGATTTTTATCTCCGTTATGCTAAAAGGATTTATGATTGGCAAAAGGTATATCTTCTTAATGAAAAAGGTGTTTATGCTGATATGATGGGTGATTGCTTTCCAGATTGTTCGATAGCTTATGAAACGGTCAACGGTGTACAATACCGAAAAAATACCGAGCTCAGAAAAGCGGTTGGAACAGCATTTTCCTATAACAGTGGTACGATGATTTCAGGAGCCGCCGACTTATATCGTGTTACGAAAGCAAAAAGCTATTTAGAAGATGGCAAGAAACTGGCCGATGCGACTTTTACTTATTTTGGAAAGTTAGGGCAGCAGATTCCTGAGCACTATACCTATGCGACAGATGGTTTTAATAATTGGTTTAACGGCGTGTTGTTAAGAGGATATACCGCTATATTTCCCAATTATAGCAAGGCTGGACTGTATGCAAAATCTTTTCAGGATAACTTGGATTACGGCTATACCCACTTCTTGAAAGATGGATTTCTGCCGAATGACTTGCTCGGAGGCTGGGCAAATGATAAAAGTAAGAATGATTTGGAAGGAATGTTTATGTTCACTTATGCAGCACAGTATGCAACACTTGCGCAAGTTGAATCAACAAAATAG
- a CDS encoding response regulator — protein MNAKSNLLLVDDHTELLEFIADDLNEDYQITTSSNGREALDLLASEYFDLIVSDVMMPEMDGFELCQKIKEDIAYAHIPVILLTAKNSIESKIQGLEFGADAYIEKPFSPAFLRAQIASLLKNRVKVKEFFIKNPMSQIQQIGQNQSEQEFLLKIEEIIMQHLDDPQFNVDRMADILCMSRPTLYRKINVVSSLSPNELINLTRLRKAAELLIQKQYKVYEISNLLGYSSATHFSRNFQKQFGQSPTEFQDAQTALSKS, from the coding sequence ATGAATGCCAAATCCAATTTATTATTAGTAGATGATCATACCGAACTGCTTGAATTTATTGCGGATGATCTCAATGAAGATTATCAGATAACAACGAGTTCTAATGGAAGAGAAGCCCTAGATTTATTAGCCTCTGAATATTTCGATCTGATCGTAAGTGATGTAATGATGCCAGAAATGGATGGTTTTGAGCTCTGTCAAAAAATTAAGGAGGATATCGCTTATGCACATATTCCAGTTATACTTTTGACAGCAAAAAATAGTATTGAATCAAAAATTCAGGGTTTAGAATTTGGTGCCGACGCTTACATTGAAAAACCTTTTTCGCCCGCTTTTTTAAGAGCACAAATAGCCAGTTTATTAAAGAATAGAGTCAAGGTCAAGGAGTTTTTTATTAAAAATCCGATGTCACAAATCCAACAGATCGGGCAAAATCAAAGTGAACAAGAGTTCTTGCTGAAGATTGAAGAAATCATTATGCAACATCTCGATGATCCCCAGTTTAATGTGGATAGAATGGCCGATATTCTCTGCATGAGCAGACCTACACTCTATCGCAAAATCAATGTGGTATCCAGCCTATCACCCAATGAACTGATTAATTTAACTCGGCTCAGAAAAGCAGCAGAACTGCTTATTCAAAAACAATATAAAGTTTACGAAATTTCTAATTTATTGGGCTACAGTTCCGCTACTCATTTCTCACGTAATTTTCAAAAGCAGTTTGGCCAAAGTCCTACCGAATTTCAGGACGCTCAAACTGCTTTATCTAAATCTTAA
- a CDS encoding two-component regulator propeller domain-containing protein, with protein MINLKPLRLLFFLLLPSLLHAQPYYFNHYQINEGLSNNAVICSMQDSQGFLWFGTKDGLNRFDGNNFKHFDASKSGKNSLGGNNIISLKEDFRKRIWIGTDQGIYCYNPVDEQFRLLSKQFENADVPVIITDQRKRIWFISNGMLYCHDLVSHAIQQFTKSDLYITSISCTKNGAVFFGTPEGKIFQIGPSGKPVLMLDFQAKYGAKDWFSIEKIMENRDGDLLIGTSKTGVYSYRFRDKSLKSILGPDQLHQFLYVRDIIQPNDHEYWFATESGLFIYQIASRRYINIQKEQENPWGISDNAIYNILQDKDEGIWLGTYFGGINYYHKNNSIIEKFLPQDRPGSLKGSVVRIIKKDIDQNIWIGTENGGLSKLDPKSGNIQNFSDKQGNLANNNIHGVLPIGDKLLIGTFVNGLDIFSPKLQKVIYHIDRNNNATPSDLQSNFLFYLYKTRKGDIIAASTRGLYRFNFEKKSFHLIDNVPEYMFYTTILEDKEGNIWVGTWRDGLFCYNPTTRYFKHYTHHQNAPNSLPNNRVNSLFEDSKNQIWIATEGGMAKKKLNQDSFENIGLEEGMPSNVTLAFLEDKQQNLWVSTSKGLVRYHLPNGRKRIFNLESGLPTIQFNYNSSFDDDNGNFYFGTINGLIRFNPEKLNQINYKNQIPIYITNFYINNRAINQYTDASILSKSILFTKNIKLKHDESSFSLDFAALHYQAPHSIHYSYKMDGLDDNWIDITSNQRAYFTKLAPGNYVFTVKAEDPNGNTIPTFASLKITILPPIWASIPAFVCYALILVGLIVFVIHHFNEKIKQRNRQHLLTVQNLREQELYRSKINFYTDVAHEIRTPLTLIKAPLEKLMDKVDHNPVTDKLLLTMQNNTEKLIALSNQLLDFRQVETEGFKLHFESENISQTVQEIINNFTVTLQAQGKQIVSHIIPDIIGQVDIDAFDKICYNLLNNALKYSSSYIEVNLNMDKQKNIFILTVKNDGALIPSEERERIFEPFNRLKQNKNVPGSGLGLALTRSLTLKHQGTLLYSTNDLQLNVFSLTLPLNHNTNP; from the coding sequence ATGATCAACCTAAAGCCTTTACGTCTTCTATTTTTTCTGTTGCTTCCCTCGTTGCTCCATGCGCAGCCCTATTATTTCAATCATTATCAAATCAATGAAGGATTGTCTAACAATGCTGTCATTTGTAGTATGCAAGATAGTCAGGGCTTTCTTTGGTTCGGTACAAAAGATGGGTTAAATCGTTTTGATGGTAATAATTTCAAACATTTTGATGCATCAAAATCTGGAAAAAATAGTCTGGGGGGCAATAATATCATTTCATTGAAAGAAGATTTTCGAAAGAGAATTTGGATTGGTACAGATCAGGGAATCTATTGTTACAACCCCGTCGATGAACAATTTAGACTGCTGAGTAAACAATTTGAAAATGCGGACGTCCCTGTTATTATTACCGATCAACGCAAAAGGATCTGGTTTATATCAAATGGAATGCTCTATTGCCATGATTTAGTTAGTCATGCAATTCAACAATTTACAAAATCAGATCTCTACATTACGTCCATCAGCTGCACAAAAAATGGAGCGGTATTTTTTGGAACTCCTGAAGGCAAAATCTTCCAAATAGGTCCTTCCGGAAAACCCGTACTCATGCTTGACTTTCAAGCAAAATATGGTGCTAAGGATTGGTTTAGTATTGAGAAAATAATGGAAAACCGCGACGGAGACTTATTGATTGGTACTTCAAAAACTGGTGTTTATAGCTATCGCTTTCGAGATAAATCCCTTAAGTCTATCCTTGGACCAGATCAACTGCATCAATTTCTCTATGTCAGAGATATTATACAGCCAAATGATCATGAATATTGGTTTGCAACGGAGTCGGGCCTCTTCATTTATCAAATTGCTAGCCGACGTTACATCAACATTCAGAAAGAACAAGAAAACCCTTGGGGTATATCTGACAATGCCATTTATAACATCCTACAGGATAAGGATGAGGGTATTTGGCTGGGAACCTATTTTGGTGGGATCAACTATTATCATAAGAACAATAGTATCATCGAAAAATTCCTCCCACAAGATCGCCCCGGGAGCTTAAAAGGCTCTGTTGTACGCATTATCAAAAAAGATATCGATCAGAATATATGGATAGGCACCGAAAATGGAGGGCTATCTAAACTGGACCCTAAGTCGGGTAATATCCAAAACTTTTCCGATAAGCAGGGGAATCTGGCAAACAATAATATCCATGGCGTTCTTCCTATTGGTGATAAACTACTGATCGGCACCTTCGTCAATGGCCTGGACATATTTTCGCCAAAGCTTCAAAAAGTCATTTATCACATCGATCGCAATAACAATGCAACCCCTTCTGATCTACAAAGCAATTTTCTATTTTATCTCTATAAAACTCGAAAAGGAGACATTATAGCTGCATCAACTCGTGGCTTATACCGGTTTAACTTTGAAAAAAAGTCTTTTCACCTCATTGATAATGTCCCCGAATACATGTTTTACACGACTATTTTGGAAGATAAAGAGGGAAATATCTGGGTAGGTACATGGCGCGATGGGCTATTTTGCTATAATCCGACCACACGTTATTTCAAACATTATACACATCATCAGAATGCCCCCAATTCTTTGCCTAACAATAGGGTCAATAGTCTATTTGAGGATTCAAAAAATCAAATTTGGATCGCCACTGAAGGTGGAATGGCTAAGAAGAAATTAAATCAGGATAGTTTTGAAAACATTGGCCTGGAAGAAGGAATGCCCAGTAACGTAACGCTCGCATTTTTAGAAGACAAACAACAGAATCTCTGGGTAAGTACCTCTAAAGGGCTGGTACGCTATCATCTGCCCAATGGCAGAAAACGGATCTTCAACTTGGAGTCAGGCCTACCGACGATTCAGTTCAATTACAATTCATCTTTTGATGACGACAATGGGAACTTCTATTTCGGTACCATCAATGGCCTTATACGTTTCAATCCGGAAAAACTAAACCAAATTAACTATAAGAATCAAATACCGATTTATATCACTAATTTTTACATCAACAATAGAGCGATCAATCAATATACCGATGCAAGTATTTTATCCAAATCAATCTTATTCACAAAAAATATCAAACTAAAACACGACGAATCATCCTTCAGTCTTGATTTTGCGGCATTACACTACCAAGCCCCCCACTCTATTCACTATAGTTATAAAATGGATGGTCTTGACGACAATTGGATAGACATTACAAGCAATCAACGTGCTTACTTCACCAAACTTGCGCCTGGGAACTATGTTTTTACCGTAAAAGCGGAGGATCCAAATGGTAACACAATACCCACCTTTGCTAGTCTTAAAATCACGATTCTTCCTCCTATATGGGCAAGTATACCAGCTTTTGTTTGCTACGCACTAATCCTTGTGGGGCTCATTGTATTTGTTATTCATCATTTCAATGAAAAGATCAAACAACGCAATCGACAACACCTTCTAACCGTACAAAATCTACGTGAGCAAGAACTCTACCGTTCAAAAATCAATTTTTACACCGATGTTGCCCATGAAATACGCACACCGTTGACATTGATCAAAGCCCCCTTAGAGAAGCTTATGGATAAGGTAGATCACAATCCTGTAACAGACAAGCTATTATTGACCATGCAGAACAATACGGAGAAGTTGATTGCGCTTAGTAACCAATTACTGGATTTTAGACAGGTCGAAACGGAAGGATTCAAATTACACTTTGAATCAGAAAACATAAGCCAAACGGTTCAGGAAATCATCAACAATTTTACGGTCACACTCCAGGCACAGGGAAAGCAGATTGTGTCGCACATTATACCCGATATTATAGGTCAAGTCGATATCGACGCATTCGACAAGATTTGTTACAACTTATTGAATAATGCCCTTAAATATTCCTCATCCTATATTGAAGTGAATTTGAATATGGATAAACAGAAAAATATCTTTATATTGACCGTGAAAAACGACGGAGCTTTAATTCCTTCAGAAGAAAGGGAAAGAATTTTTGAACCATTCAATCGTTTAAAGCAAAATAAGAATGTTCCTGGAAGCGGTCTAGGCTTGGCATTGACAAGATCCCTAACCTTAAAACACCAAGGTACCTTGTTATATAGTACAAACGACCTCCAATTGAACGTATTTAGCTTGACGTTACCTTTGAATCACAATACAAACCCATAA